The following is a genomic window from Episyrphus balteatus chromosome 1, idEpiBalt1.1, whole genome shotgun sequence.
tcccacagtcaccgccccaaatgaaaaccatggattacTGAGGtttttttaagtcgaaaaacttaagaggtaattttctcgttttcctcccgttttcgagttaccacggtttttatgatttttgctctcttgtcttttaactggccttatctttgccaaactatgTTTTATTCGAAAtaattattacagttttagtttgtctcaaaactttttttcctgcggacaaccgtttctccacaattttgcatcaaacacaaattgtgtttgatgcaaaattgtggagaaacggttgtccgcaggaaaaaagttttgagacaaactaaaaaaaaaactaaaaaacttattacagttttagtttgtctcaaaactttttttcctgcggacaaccgtttctccacaattttgcatcaaacacaaattgtgtttgatgcaaaattgtggagaaacggttgtccgcaggaaaaaagttttgagacaaactaaaactgtaataaattcttgattagttgtaaaaaaaattatttcgaataaaacgtagtttggcaaagataaggccagttaaaagacaagagagcaaaaatcataaaaactgtggttactcgaaaacgggacgaaaacgagaaaattacctctcaAGTTTTTCGACGTAAAATGAcatcaggaatccatggttttcgtttggggcggtgactgtggcaCACCCTGTAGAACTATAGAACTTTTCTAACTGTTTGTTGTTTAactgtcgcaaatatttttcaaaatgcatagGCTAGGCTGACTTTCTCACAACTCAATCTACCACAAAAGTGTGCGTACAGTGATGTAGTATTGAAATAAAAGCGCGTTTTCCACTTAtaattaaagatgttttatcCAATAAAactaagcattttttttttcaaatttaatttacaagtggaatattgatttatttataaaaaaataaacaaataataacaaaaaaaaaaaaaagccatagAATTCGTACACAAAATTTTGCGTACATGTTTATTTATTCTTGAATAACCTTATTGTTTAAgtaacatgttttttttgtagcacatgttttttttgtagcacatgtttttttaatcagatttGTCGGTATTTAAGTAGTCtccagttttgaaaaaaagatctaTAAAAAGACGAAAACAAAGTCAAGTACGTTTCAGCTgcaattgatttatttatttacactaACTTTCTTTctttatctaaacaatgatgaAGAAATTATTTATGGTGAAAAAAGAGTCGGCCAAAGGTTCAAGGAACAGAGAACAGTTGATCGCTTGAGATATATTCTTCATTTTCCACCCTTAACCCTTTGTTCACggagaaacttttttttgattttttttcacgaaaaattacaaaaatcttgagaaaaacttttgatattttctaattacacaacaaaacgaaaaaataatgattgaacTAGTAATTacattgtataaggaatgttttgagctgagagtacaaaagttgaagtccaatttttagtaaaaaaaattaaaagataaaaatgcgcGTACAAACCAATGTGTTTTACCAAAAAGTCTTACTAAACTAGTATTTAGATTTGAAAAgcaaatttttgatgaaaaacatGTTTACATATTCCATAGATTGAAGAACCATTATAATCAATCTCTTTCAGTGTTAccgttatttaattttgtagctctaaGCTTAAGGCtacttgaaaaattgagaaaacccTCACAAATCCTGCATTTTGTTGactaaatattaacttttatacagatattaaatttttttgttggtcgtACTACTCATAATGCAAAagctcataaaataattttcaaattttggcaattgcaataaaaaataattaattggtGGTTTCATGGTGAAACCACTAGGAAGCAAAGGGTTAAGACATAAATTTGCACTAGAACATGTTATAttcaatttatgtttttaaacaatcattattcgCAAATTcgaatatttgatgaaaatcggTCCAAAATtgactgagaaaaaaaatttctcttcaCTTTATCTTACATACAAATGCACAAGCACAATTCGTCTTATAATTATCATTGTTCATTTTATTACAGTCCTAAATTAATGAtatctaaatttatttttcttttcacagAGGCTAAGTAATGATCACATATGTTATTTTCTCTATCAAATTCTTCGTGGCTTAAAATATATCCATTCGGCAAATGTCTTACATCGGGATTTGAAACCCAGCAACTTACTGCTAAACACAACGTGCGATCTTAAggtaattgtattttttttttgtcattccgcccccaatattatttaaattaataaaaacttcTTCTTTTTGTCAATTAAGATTTGTGATTTTGGTTTGGCGCGTGTAGCTGATCCTGAACACGATCATACAGGATTTTTAACGGAGTACGTTGCCACGCGATGGTACAGAGCACCAGAAATTATGTTGAACTCAAAAGTAAgtccattaatattttttttatttttaatttttaatttaaaaaaaaaaaacttttttcaaagggTTACACAAAATCAATTGATATGTGGTCAGTTGGTTGTATATTGGCCGAAATGTTGAGTAACCGGCCAATTTTCCCTGGAAAACACTACCTAGATCAATTAAATCATATTCTTGGTGTTCTAGGATCACCATCACAAGAGGATTTGGAATGTATTATCAACGATAAGGTAAGATTTTTAAACAGTgtatttttatgtttagatAAGCTATTAAAACGATATTGGAAATACATAAAAGAATAAACGCTTACCATAGATCTAGATGAAAACAACTATTTATATCTTCGATTTAAGAAATAAAGCATAGGTTAaatacaccggcacacaaaaaaaaaaaagtgtcatgaaccagaaaccagacctatctttctatatgtttttgggcacgctgaatccgaatttgaagtccgtttggccccatcaccctccagttttgagctgtgagtgcattttgtttgaatttttatgcattttttggagtttttttgcatttttctcaaaactgaagggtgaccgggcaaaacggacttgaaaatcggattcagcggtcccaaaaacatatagaaagataggtctgcttcctggtacatgaaacttttgtttttgtgtgccgggtatgacagcgacatgtcgcgacagtgctagcacacaaaaaaaaaagttgtatgaaccagaaaccagacctatctttctatatgtttttgggaccgctgaatccgaatttcaagtccgttttgcccggtcaccctccagttttgagaaaagtgtaaaaaagaccccaaaaactacctttttttgatttttttgcatattactcaaaactggagggtgacagggccaaacggacttgaaattcggattcagcgggtccaaaaacatatagaaagataggtctggtttctggttcatgacactttttttttttttgtgtgccggtgataTTAATGAAGTTGACTGGAGCCAAGCGCTTCATCGGGTCCATTGCGAAAATGCGAATCTTAGTTaatcaatttttaatgtttgatttGTTTCCTGACGCAGGATATTGTAGTTGACCTCAGTATGTTGAGGAAATTATGCCCAAACTTGTATTCTCCTCTCGCAATATAGATTAAGCCACAAGCATTTTGGCTAAGGGTCCACCTGCTCTTTTCCAAGAAGTCAACATATCAGAATTAAGTGTATTTTAACAATTACGTATACTTCTGCTTGACAAAAGTCAGTTGATAGTATTACATTAGGCCCTTTTCTAACTAAGCCGGGAACCGGCCCGGTTAGCccgttttttttctaaacattcGTTTTTATAAGAATGTTTTCTCTTACCGGGCTGGTTGGCCGATttgtgtgaaatgggccttaCAGGTACAGAAAGTTTAGttcttttccaaaaataattcttCTTTCTGTCATCTCTTTAGTCGTTATCCACCCGCCTATCCGGTTGGCAATGGTGCAGTAAATGGAGTACTTGATTGGAGTGTGGGTTCGAGTCCTATTTAGGCggcattcttttatttattcttcAGGTCGGACGCCACCCGTgggattaaataataataatcttatTCTTAATTCACTGTACCaagaaaaattctttcttttccttCTAACTACTGCCATGCACTATGCATTTAAACGACCtaaggtcttacaggcatatatgtacatacattatgtagctaacattaaaattaaaaaaccatGTTTACAAAATTGTATTCAGTAAATTTGTTCGTGATTATAATTGAATATTTTAGCTCCAATATAGCAAAAACAgttacaaatattaaaaaaaaaaacttcatcccACGTTAAAACTCTTAACTGTTTTctttaaagatatttttgagttatttcttgaaaaagatATTTAAGACATCAAATACCATATCGCTCATTTACTGGAATACTGTCATCACTCAAATATCACTTTAAAAACTGACGAAGAACGAGcactagttttgttttaaaaactaattttttatataaaaatagatCGATGCTAAATTTTAAACTCATCTcctgaaaaaccagtttttttttagttatgacAGTGTTCAAGTAAATGAGAGTTATAATCGCTTTTCTTAGTTTGAACGAAGAAGGTTTTTATATTGCCTTTACATTACGAAAAAATGTCATACAGTTTTGCTACAACCTATTGTAAAATCTATACTAAGGCTGATAAAACCTTGAAGACAACCGCTTGCTGTGATAATAATCGGTTCGTTATAAGACTCTCCATTTCTCATATAATTGGGCCTAACTACGATTGCGATTTCACATTTCGTATCGCAATACCTATTTCTCTGTGTCAATTTTCGATCGAAAATCTACAATCGCCCTCAGATCATTATTTCTGATCTTATAGTTATTTATGTAGTGCAATTTCTTCAGTACAAAAGAAACTGTTTATTAATCGACGATTTGCATTTGACCGAAAcacttttttcatacatttaGTGCGTGGTTCTTTAAAAATGTTGGCTTATTTAAATTAGTTCGGCTCactaatttaaaaagttttagttATTTATACCAAATTAGTTCGTTtttggtaaaatatttttttttttaaacagcgagttggtaaaatattttttagttagtTTTCGTAGAAGTTCAATACAAAGAAACGCGATCCGACTAatgtccttaaaaaaattatattttttcatatcgTATCTTTATTTCCATCTCTTTAAAATGTTCTTATTTTCATTTCAGGCTCGTAATTATTTGGAATCTTTGCCGTTTAAGCCAAAAGTTCCCTGGGTACGGTTATTCCATAGCGCTGACCAGTTAGCATTAGATCTCTTAGGAAAAATGCTGACTTTTAATCCCCACAATAGAATAACAGTAGAAGAAGCGCTAGCACATCCTTACTTGGAACAATACTATGATCCTGGTGATGAGGTAAGTGTTTTTTTCTGTCTgattaaattcaaataatttatgaaatattaaattttag
Proteins encoded in this region:
- the LOC129916600 gene encoding mitogen-activated protein kinase ERK-A, coding for MAEACVTSASAATANNTNNNGVAASSNPNAEVIRGQIFEVGPRYKDLAYIGEGAYGMVVSALDTLTNTKVAIKKISPFEHQTYCQRTLREIKILTRFRHENIIDIRDILRVDSIEQMKDVYIVQCLMETDLYKLLKTQRLSNDHICYFLYQILRGLKYIHSANVLHRDLKPSNLLLNTTCDLKICDFGLARVADPEHDHTGFLTEYVATRWYRAPEIMLNSKGYTKSIDMWSVGCILAEMLSNRPIFPGKHYLDQLNHILGVLGSPSQEDLECIINDKARNYLESLPFKPKVPWVRLFHSADQLALDLLGKMLTFNPHNRITVEEALAHPYLEQYYDPGDEPVADEPFRIGMELDDLPRETLKTLIFEETLKFKETLPDQAV